A window of Saimiri boliviensis isolate mSaiBol1 chromosome 1, mSaiBol1.pri, whole genome shotgun sequence genomic DNA:
GTGGCCAACTAGAAAAGCCTTTCTAATGTCACCGGAGTCCGAGTCTGGGTCTTCCCACCTCCGATACAGTGTCCCCCATCTGCCCTTCCCGCTCTCCTGGCTGAGAGGTACACCCCCGGCAACCATTAGGGCCTGGTACATTCAGTAGGCACTAAAGACGCGTTTATTTAATAACTGAGCGAGTGAATGAATTAAAAGTACTAGGGGAGGCGTCTGCTTCTCTGCAAGTGACCACAGTGGGTCCCTGGGCGGGCACAATGAGGTCCCCAGTGTGCCGCTGCCGGTTCTAGGAAGCACACGTCTTTAAGGCTCGCAAATCTCAAGGCAGCTCGGGCTTCCAAGCCTGCCTGCCGACCGCGTAGGCACGCCCGACCTGCACTCGTTTCACGCAAGTCCCGGTCATGCGGGGCTCAAAAAGGGGTCCCCGACGTGGGTTCGTGAGCCCGAAGCACCCTGGGACTTGTAGTACCCAACTGGCCCGCCCAGAAACTCCCCTAAAGCCCCAAGCAGCCCTAGCCAACGGCTCCAGAGCCGTGGTCCGGCCAAGCCAGACTGCGGCGGGCCGGGGTCGCCCATTAAGCCGGGGATCTGGGCGAGAACAGAGGCGGCAAGCAAAAGAGGGCCCTACACAGCGGGCCCCGGCCGAGCGGCGCCGGCCACCGACCAGATGGCAGTAGATGGCGACGGATGCGCAAGACGCCACTCACCATCATTTTGGAAGCTTATTCAGCGGCCCGCCACTCTCCCTCTTCTCCGAGACCCGGCCACCGAGCAACCCACAATGCTCCGCGCAATAGAAATACCCAGAAGCTTGGGCCGAGAGAGGAAGAGAACGGACCACTTCCGCCGCTCTATGGTTTGCTGCCACCGAGTCGGTGCGGCTAGAAGGGCCTGAGGCCAGGCTTCGGAGGCGCTGCAGTTAGACGTGTTCATCAAAGGCGGGTAACCGCATTTCAGTCGTGCTTTTGTTTTTGCGGATAGAGGGCCTTTGTTCGTCTCGCATCACCTACTAACCTTAATTCCACCCTCCTCCAAACCCGGACGCCAGACCAAGGAATGCAATAAAGGCAAAAGTGTATCAAATGCCAGTTGTGGGACAAGCTGGTGCCAAAGCACTTTAAGTGAGCGACCTCATTTAATCCAAACACCCCAATTGCGTTGCTCCTATTATTAAGGCCAATTTACTCATGCGAGAACAGAGGCTGAGAGGTCAAGCTGTCTAATGTCACAATTACACAGTCAGTGGCAACGGGGCGAGCGTAGGAAGCTGGCCCCAACGCCCGTTTTCTGGCTTTGCACTGGCCAGAGGCTCCTCGCGGATAGCGTACGCCAGCCCGCGGCCCCAGCGCCTATCCACGGTGAGCACGCAAGCGTTGGTGGCATTGGGCGGAGGACCCCCTGGTGCAAGATGATACCTTCCTGTGAAGGCTTGGGGAGGAGGGAAGCGCAGCTGGGAGAAGGCTAATCGTTAAGCAAGACAGCTTTGGAGTGGGCAGGACTGAGATCGCAAGCGCTAATGGCCACGACTATCGACAGTTGAAGCGAGTCCGGCTGCGGGCACACCTCTAGTGCCGGTCCACCCCGGCCCGCCCACCGCCAGCGAGGACCGGGAGAGTCGAATCCATACTGAGAAATGCTGGGGCGGAGCTGAGGCAAGGGCCGGCTGTAGCTGTTAAGAGTTTAAACCAGTCAGCCCCCGGCTCCACTTCTCTCGACCAATAGGAAGTAGGCTAAGGCGCAGAGGCGGAAAGTGTGGCTACACGAGCAGGCGTCAGAGCCAATCAGCCGTGAGCCTCGTTCCCGTTGTCCAACCAGCGGCGAGAGCGGGTATGTGGGAGGGAGACCGGAGCAGCTGTCAGGCTAAAGTCCGGCGAGCGACGCGCTGCGGGGCGGCGGGAGGAGACGCGGCGCGGGGCCGGACCCTGGAGATGGTCCCCGGCGCCGCCGGCTGGTGTTGTCTCGTGCTCTGGCTCCCCGCGTGCGTCGCGGCCCATGGTGAGCAGCAACGGGTGGGGCTGCACTCCAGGGTGGGGCTGCCCCTTCAGCTTGCGCGCGTCTCGGGCTGGGGGCCACGGGTCACCTTGGGGACCCTGCGAGTTCAGAGCAGGGCAGGTCTGGAAACGGGCGGCCGGAGTAAGTGGATGGTGGTCCAGGGACATAAGGTGGGCGCAGCCTGAGGCAGAAgctctgagtctcagcttcccACGACAAAGCAGGTCTCCCTACTcgtcccccccacacacacccccgcCCACTAGCGCCGACCCAGGTGACAGGGTGCGATGCGGAGGGACAGCTAAAGAAAGATACTACAGGATGGAGATATGTATGTGAGCATTCACATGTACAGGAGCATGCATTCCTACACGTGGGCACACACGCACAACCCGTTTACACCTACACAAGCACCTAAATGTATACATCTATGCATACACTTAAGCACATATGTATACCCACAACTTACACAGATTAGCACATGCAAAGGCAAGCAAgggttgggggaggagggagtgagTTTGACGCTAGTCCAGAAAGGCTttctgggggtgtatttgtatccgATGGGGAGTCCCCACTCCCAGGACTGTATAGCTCAATGCCAAGCCAGGGGAGCTCTACCTGATGCCTGTGATTTGGGCGGTAAACAAGGACAGCTAAAGCCATAATCAATCCCAGCCTTGATCACAGTAGTGACTTGGTAGTTTGTCTATTGACCAATGGACTTGTGGCAGCAGTTTTCATCCTTCAGCATTCCGCAGTCTCTCTGGGCTAAGGAAACCAGGGACTCAAGTCCGGTTACAACATTAAACTTTGGTGCTGAGAAGAAGTTCCCATGCCCCAGAAAAATCTAGTTGTCTGGAAATTATCTTCTTCAGTGCTATGGAGCTGGATATAGttgttgttcattcattcattcagcagaatTTACAGGGCTACCCCTTTATTATAGCTACTATGCGAGGCACTGGGGAGTCTGCAATGAAGTTACAAAGTGGAAGAGACagatatttaaaatgatgaatccagggtaggtacagtggctcaagcctgtaattccaggccaaggtgagaggatcacttgagccctggcaacaaagcaagaccccattcctattttaaaatttaaaaaaaaaaaaaaatcagcctgggtaatatggcaaaaccccgtctctactaaaaaatacaaaaaattggccaggcacagtggctcacgcctgtaatcccagcactttgggagactgaggcgggcagatcacaaggtcaagagatcaagaccatcctggccaacatggtgaaaccccttctctactaaaatacaaaaattaccaggtgcagtggctcacgcctgtaatcctagcactttgggaggctgaagcgggcggatcccctgaggtcaggagttcaagaccagcccgaccaatatggtgaaaccccgtctttaaaaaaaaaaaaaagttttaaaaaagaaaaataaaaaaaaatacaaaaattagctgggtgtgatggtgcacgcctgtagtcccagctacttcaggaggctgaggcaggagaattgcttgagcccgggaggcagaggttgcagtgagccaagatctcaacactgcactccagcctggcatctggcaacagagcaagactctgtctaaaaaaaaaaaaaaaaatacaaaaaattagctgggcatagtagcacacatctgtagtctcagctactcgggagtctgaggcatgagaatctcttgagcctgggagacagaagttgcagtgaggtgagatcgcacaactgcactccagcctgagtgataaaatgagacactgtctcaaaaaaaaaaaaaaaaaaaaaagaagaagaaagaaaagaaaaattatgaaggcTGTATAATTACAAATTATGTTGAAAGTcctcatttcttaaaaagcaTATTTGAATGGATATAGGAGGGCAATCATGAGGCAGAAGCTTTCTCtgaagaagtgacatttaagctaTGACCTGAAGGATGACTAGGAATGAGTCAGGTAAAGGGTGGAAATAGGGTGGGGTGGGAGTAGGGGGCCTTCCAGGCTCAGGGGACAACTTGCAGAAAGACTGAGagaagtgaagaaactgaaaggCCAGTGTAGCTTGAACATAGGATGGAGAAGATGAGGTTGAAAGAGTGGCCAGGAGCCAGAGCAGACAGGGTCTTGTTGGCCACAGTTTAAAAAGAGTTTAAATTTTACATGCAAAGGGCAGTTATTGAAAGGTATTGAAACCCTGGCTATGGTGATATGCTCATAATTGCCAAGATGTTTTCGATTTCCGGTTGTTGTTTGGGGAATGAACCTTACGGAGCAAGAATGGAGGGAGAGAGGCTAGGTAAGAAGCTGAGCTGTCAGGACAAGAGATGATATGGATTAGACTAAGGGGATGGTAGTGGAACCAGAAagtcaacttttaaattttagtgagAACTGTTTTGTACCCAGCCTACTACATCTCTACCCTGAAACTCCCAGGTcttcagagcaaaaataaattaacccTGGAGCACTCAGTTTTCCTGGCTCACTGTGTAAGCAGCAGCAGCTGATATAAATCTCTGGGGTTACTAACCTGCATCAACTCTATCCTCCCCAGGGCAGAGGCCATCTATCCCTCCACCCTGCCACTAGGGGACCCATTTGGCTGAAGCCAGGACCCTGGGCCCACACTATAGCCAGCCCAGCTGAAGACACAGGGCCTGTGATCTGAACCTGAACcagcgtttttttttgttttgttttttttttttttttttttttttttttttttcagacagagtttcactcttgttacccaggctggagtgcaatggcgtgatctcggctcaccacaacctccgcctcctgggttcaggcaattcttctgcctcagcctcctgagtagctgggattacaggcatgcgccaccatgcccagctaattttttgtatttttagtagagacggagtttcaccaggttgaccaggatggtctcgatctcttgacctcgtgatccacccgcctcggcctcccaaagtcctgggattacaggcgtgaaccaccgcgcccggcctgaaccaGCTTTTTTATGGGAGACTTCTTACCTGTACTCTTTACCCTTCAGGCTTCCGTATCCATGATTATTTGTACTTTCAAGTGCTGAGTCCTGGGGACATTCGATACATCTTCACAGCCACACCAGCCAAGGACTTCGGTGGTATCTTTGTAAGTTAAGGGAGACCCCTGATCTCTGATCCtcaacctccccctcccctcaCTGAGCTGCGGTGACCCTCTCATCCTACCTGAGTGCTGGGACAGGGAAGGGAGCAAAATCAGCTCTGCCCTCCGTGAGCTGCAGTGCAGAAAGGAAGCTCTTCCAGCTACTCCCCTGAGTATAATATAGTCCTGGGCACCAGAGAGGGACAAAAGCGGTCTTTTTAGGGTACATTAAATGAAAAGCCAAGAGCATCAGCTTCCTCTGCCAGCTCTACCTCTTAAAGTGTGAATTAAggcaagtcacttcccctctctggaTCTATAACCAACTCCCCTGCCTATCTCATGGAAGGGTAGGGTGGGGTAGGACAGCCAGATAGGCCTTTGTGAGAATTAAGTAAAAATGTTTAGCTGTCTGGCAACACAGAAATCACTCCCACGTTTCCTTCACACTTTATAAGATGCCAGTAAGATGGGATTGTCAGCCCAGTCCTAAAGCAGGCGTGTCTCATTACACTCTCACCTCTCcaaatgttaaatgtttttcaGCACACAAGGTATGAGCAGATTCACCTTGTCCCCGCTGAACCTCCAGAGGCCTGTGGGGAACTCAGCAATGGTTTCTTCATCCAGGACCAGATCGCTCTGGTAGAGAGGGGGTAAGAAGTGGGCAGGCACAGACACGAGGGGTGGCCAGGCATAGGGCAGATTCTGAGATCATTATTGGTGGTAGTGCTTTGAAACAgctgtttttgaaaatttcatctttttaaaggtCTTTTAGAAatgtctagcctgggcaacatggcaaaaccctgtctgtacaaaaaattcaaaacttagctgggcgtggtggcacatgcctgtggtcccagattctcaggaggctaaggtaggaggattacttgagccctcattgaggctgcagtgagctgagatcacgtcactgcactccaggatgggcaacagagcaaaaccctgtgtcaagaaaaaaagaaaagaaaaataaatgtatttaaattatcCATGCTTTTAGCTATTCACTTGAGCCTTTAAAACAAATTCTTCATAGTCTCTCTTCTATACTCCCAGGGTGATGATCTGGGGAAAGTGGGAGCTAGGACCTGTCTTTCCTTTGGTCTCATCACCACCTCTTCCAGGGGCTGCTCCTTCCTCTCCAAGACTCGAGTGGTCCAGGAGCATGGCGGGCGGGCAGTGATCATCTCTGACAACGCGGTTGACAATGACAGCTTCTACGTGGAGATGATCCAGGACAGTACCCGGCGCACAGCTGACATCCCCGCCCTCTTCCTGCTCGGCCGAGATGGGTGAGGGCTCCTTTCCTCTGGCTTTATCAGCACCAGCTGGGTGCCATGACTTGGGGAGGTCAGGGGTAATTAATTGCCAGCCCCTTCTTGCAGGCCTCAACTTGGGGTGCTTCAGTGAGAGGGCAAAAAAAGTTTTTGGGCTTTGGGACTCCCAGATTGATGGGGACAGTGGGGCATGATGGGGTACCAAGAAAGTGACCATCACCACCTCTCTTCATGCCCTCCCAGCTACATGATCCGCCGCTCCCTGGAACAGCATGGGCTGCCATGGGCCATCATTTCCATCCCAGTCAATGTCACCAGCATCCCCACCTTTGAGCTGCTGCAACCGCCCTGGACCTTCTGGTAGAAGAGTTTGTCCCACATTCCAGCCACAAGTGACTCTGAGCTGGGAAGGGAAAACCCAGAATTTTTGCTATTTGGAATTTGGGGATAGCATCTGGGGCCAAGTGGAGTCAGGTATAGGAAAAAGGTTTAGGCATTACTAGGCTGAAAGAGGAGAGCCATACCACTGGTCTTCCCTTCCCCAGGGCCCCAAAGGGTGTCTCATGCTACAAGAGGAGGCAAGAGACAGGCCCTAGGGCTTCCGGCTAGAGTCTGAAACAAAAGGAGCTGAAGGTAGGTGGCCTGAGAGCCATCTGTAACCTGTCACATCTCACCTGGCTCCAGCCTCCCTTACCCAGGGTCTCTGCACAGTGACCTTCACAGCAGATGTTGGAGTGGTTTAGAGCTGGTATTTGGGGATTCAATAAACCCTCACTGACTTTTTAGCAATAAAGCTTCTCATCAGGGTTGCAACTGTGTCCTAGAATAAGAGCACATAGGGGTGGGCAGGACCTTCGAATCACTCATCTGGTCCCATACAGTCGTTCTGAGGAAAGGAAACAGGCCCACGTCATTTTGGACCAGTGCTCAGACTACTAGTCTTAGATCCCAGCACAGCTTCCTGCTGAGAGCTGAGGAAGCCCTGGGAAGCCAGAGTTCAGGCCCTCAGGAGAAGACTCATCTTATAGCCTGGAACTGGGAATGCAAACAGGAcctcagggccgggcacggtggcccatccctgcaatcctagcactttggaaggccaaggtcgggggatcatttgaggctaagagttcaagaccagcctcagcaacaacatagcaagaccccatctcaacaaaaaaattaaaaattagccgagtgtggtggcaagcctatagtcccagctactcaggaggctgaggtgggaggatcgcttgggcccaggagttcaaggctgtagtgattatgattgcaccactgcacaccagcctgggtgacaaagtgagaccgtgtctcaaaaaaaaaaaaaaaaaagccaaactggACCTCAGACGACCCTTGCTCTTAGGCATTAGAACATATGCATAGCAGAGTGTAAATAAGGACAGAGGTGAGCCCAAGCTGGTGAGCCTGGAGCTCACATCTCCTACCGTTGCCTGGTCTAATCAATACCCGTTTGCACCCACCTGTGACTGCTGCATGGCCAGGGAAGTCTGCCCAGCCACTCGCCACAAAGGATTCCTGGAGAGGCCTATTACCACTCATATTTTATTGAGAACAGTGGGCAGGGGGCAGTGGAAGAGGAGTGCTGGCCATTGTGAAGGAGTAAGAACCCAGTGGGTAAGGAGACAGGCAGGTTCCACCTGGCTCCATGGTTCAGGGAAGGGCCTGTGGGGTGGGCACCTGCCCTCTCTGGGATCCCTCAGCAGGGGGATGTGGCAGGCACCTCCAGGAAAGGGAGGCATTGGGAGTAATGGTTTCTAATTCCCATTAGCATCCAACCCAAGAGTGAGAGGAGTGGTGCTGATCTGGGGGTAGGAAGGGATAAGACAGCTACTCTCCAAGTATCTAGCCCAGCTCCTCGAGGTTTCTGGAAAACTTAAGTGTTCCTCTGTGGAGATCCTAAAGATGGAGATTGAGGCCAGGAAAGCCCCTCACTGATCCATTTTAACTGGCCCCAGGAATGCCAGAACATCCTAATTTAAGGAGCACAGGCCTGTTAAGCCCCAGGTCTCAGCCATGCCTCTGAGTGCACAATGGGAAGAAGCTGTGAGAAAGAGTGATGATTCCCCACGTGTCCCTCCTGAGGAAGGCAGAGGCCTTTTCCATACTCCATAGGGCCAGCCACTGTGCCAGGGCCTGAGAGGCAAGGCACAAGGTACAAAGATTCCGAAGTCTGGGGAAGAGGTTAATCTCCACTTCCCCAGATGTCCAAATGGGGGTATGTGTATGGGGGAATATTCCCCCTAATAGAGCATTCCCAGCAGACAGCCTCAGGGAAGGGGCTCAGGAGGCCCAgatcctcctgcctgcctctccccgCCGAGCCAGTGGTCAAGCAGTTGCCTTACCAGCCACAGCTGTGGCAGTGGGGAGGTGAGGAAGGTGAGGATGCCTCACCACCTCCCCTCTCTGCTTCAGTGAACTCAGTCTGTTCTCAGATTTACCCCCCCAGAAGAAATCAACAGCAAGTTGAGAGGAGAAAAGCCTCAGGTGAATGGGTAAGTATGGGCCATGTGGCCAAGGGGAAGAAACACTGTTAGGCCCTGGCCCTGATTCCAGCCCCTCATACCCTAGAGTGGAGGAACCTCACAGGGAAGCCAGTTGTGAAAGGCTCAGTGGCAGTGCAGAGTCTGAGCCAACTCAGCAGCAGTGTCCAGGGCATGAGGTTTGGTGGGGTTTGGGGGCTGGGAGTCCAGCCTTTGTCCTACCCTCTGGCAGAGAGGGCTGGAATGAGAGGAAAGCAGGCAATGGAAGTGGGGAGTTCCCGCTGAGCCCCTTCTCTGGCGGAAGAGCCCCTTTTTCCAGCAGGGTCTAGGGCAGGGCCCTTTCTATGCAGAGCAACATTACACATCAGTCATCTCATCCCCCAGCTCTGCATCTTctggctctcc
This region includes:
- the PRADC1 gene encoding protease-associated domain-containing protein 1, which encodes MWEGDRSSCQAKVRRATRCGAAGGDAARGRTLEMVPGAAGWCCLVLWLPACVAAHGFRIHDYLYFQVLSPGDIRYIFTATPAKDFGGIFHTRYEQIHLVPAEPPEACGELSNGFFIQDQIALVERGGCSFLSKTRVVQEHGGRAVIISDNAVDNDSFYVEMIQDSTRRTADIPALFLLGRDGYMIRRSLEQHGLPWAIISIPVNVTSIPTFELLQPPWTFW